The Plasmodium vivax chromosome 12, whole genome shotgun sequence genomic interval AAGGTAGGCACATTTCATTTTGGTAGATTTTACTGCATCACGTTTTACTCGAACAGCAAAAGTATAAAAGACCTAAACGAATTTTTCCACAGCAACACGTTCATTTTAAGATTTTTAAACGTCAAAATGAAGTACAGGTCAAATTTTTTGGTTGCGCCCTTTTCGCACATTAATGAGTAGGAGCGCCGCGGTGAGACTGCGGCATGGGGAAGAGACAGAAATGGTGAAACGCAAGAAAAAGTTAAGTGGAACGGCAAGAAAAAGCTAAACGGAACGGCTCCCCTCGTTGCAGCGTTATTTTGACGTGCCCTCTTCACTGCACttcggttttttttttctcatttcccCCCACATTTTCCGCGCgtcttttcccattttttgtcttttttttaaaaattaaacaaaaaaaaatgtagcaacGAAGTGTTGCCACGGTGCACGTGAAACTTGGCAAAATGAAGGGCACGGAGATGCCCACAGGAGTGAaactaaaaatgaagaaaagaaacTGACCTGACTCTGCAAATATgccatatttaaaaaaaaaaggaaaacatgaAGGCTTTCCTTTTACAAATGGGATTATGTCACCGGGATGTGCGAAGCTATGAGCCTTTCCAGGGGTCCCCCCTGCAACGGGGTTAAAGCGTCGCGCTGTTCTGCTGCCCTGTGCTTCCCGCGCTGTTGCATATGGACACACACGTTTCAGCACAAATGGAACAGTATACCCCCCGTGATTAAGCAGAAACGCAGGCATGGAATCGGCACGAATTTTCCCATTActcgcaaaaaggaggctCATCAGGCGAAGTACAGCGTTACAATGTAAAATTACTattcgcgggggggggaagatcCTCTCCAAATGTGTTTATCAGATGAACACTTGGCTATGTGTAcgttttttcgccttttttcccccctttgacgTATCTACTTCATGTCAACCCTTTTGGCGGCCTCCCCCCGCTCACAATCCTCGCTGCTtaactttttcttcttcgattttttgctgcttttttttttttttaaaatttcgtaaATATCAATACACATGTCCAACGTTTCTCCGATCTGTCTAGTTGTGTTTTCATCGTCAAAGGTGTTCCTCAAATCGAGGTGGTCCTTATACCTTACATGGAGctcatcaattttgtttttcaatttctgaaaaagaatttgatTATTGTTGGTAATAAATTCGAGAATAAACTTATCAGCATTGACtatgttaaaattaatttttatattatttacaaagCAGTAGAGTGCTATTTGTGCAGGTGTATACGTAAATGTAATGGTAAAACTTTCGATAATTTTTAAGCAGTCCTGTACTGTGTTGACGTAAATTTGattgcaaatattttcaaatgaattttgtatttcgttatctttgtttatatatttatttatataatttaggaatttactttttaagtAAAAGATACATTCTTTTGTGTACAAAAAGTTGATTTCAAAATCGAGAGATGAGCATACGACATTTTCATGTTCAAGTACTTTGTCCAAATTAATGTCAATGtcgttaaaaaaatcgtTCATTTTGTATAAGCGTCCATATCCTTCCAACTTTATTGCTAAGATTATGCAcgtgaaaattaaaatacgtGGGTCATACTCcaatataatttcttttaagtAAAATCTGTTGTACAGCACAATTGCGCATTCCACTATTTGCGATTTCAGTCTTTTGATTTCACAAAAGTGCGTCAGTTGGTAACAAAAGTAAAGCTtcgttttttcaatttcggCATATTTTGGGATGCTCACATTGTGGTCTTTAAATTTCTCCTTAAAGTCGTTGTACTTTTTTAGGCATATTTCGTCCACCTCGTTTTTGCTTTTGAAGATCCATTTGGTCATGTGCGAAGTGTCCTCTGGGTAATTCATGTTTTGTTATTTTACTTCCATTTGTGCGTGGGGCGATGGCAGTTGGCAGTCCCGCGGGGGCTGTCCGCGCGCAGTGGACCCAGACAAGGGCAAAGCGGCAACAGCGTCAAAACGGCAACGGCGTCAAAGCGGCAGCAGCGGCGGCTAACCAACAACCCGGCAACGCAAAATGGCcaacggaaaaaaataccaccCAAATGGAGCAAGTCAGCACGCAACGGTACAAACCTTGTCAATTTAACttgcaaaaggggatgcTCCAACATACGCGCGCACGTTTGCGCCAAATTGTGCCCCTCAGCATTCGCTCACACGTTTGCTTAAATTTTACGCATGCCTTGGATGCACAGACGAAAAGGGATCACATGGCATAGGATatgctttaaaaaacttAACCGAAGCAGTTCTTTGCATTGgcttgcctctttttttttcgtacgtGCGTTCCGCGTTTCATTGCTTCTTAAGTTAcacgttttttcctttttttttttttttttttcattgcaCAACGTTATCTTCACATTTGGCTAATTATCgccattcattttttgccttttcgttttctcctttttggttCACACTTCAACAGGTAAtcggggaaagaaaaaaaaaaaaaaaagaggctgCGCACGTTCCTACATGTAGCCACAGAAGCGTACGAAATTGCAAATTCGTAGTTTCAAAAGTGGCacattttcgcaaaaatacGTGTCAAACTATTTGAGGtatacataatttatttatttattttgctaacACGCCAttacatacatgtacataaagGACGATTGCAGCTCTGTTTCCAATTTCTGGCCATTTTCCTCTCAATCTGTGCAAACAGTTATGTAGCCGATTTTTTGAAGCAGCGTGTTTAATTTTGTGGGCAACTATCCCCACTGTACGCACGCATGCGTTAAGTACACTCGCACAGGTATGTTCAGCCGTGGACACCTTTGCAACTTTGAGAGATCTGCCTCCAACAACCACCACCACTACCACCCCGTTTGATATTTCGAACGATTAGTAGAAAGAACGAGCAAAATTAGAGGAACCCTGGACACTGCGTAGCTGCAAAAAGGATAGCATCATACACTACTTTGATAGCCCCCCCTTCACGCCAAAatgattgtaaaaaaaaacaagaaaacgTTAACGCAGTACACGTGGCTCGCCCTGTTAATAGTCCCAAGCTTGTACTTTAAGAATTTACTTTTTGATGTAATGCCAAATGAATGAGTACACATGTGCGCGTATGCCTCTTCATACGGGGTGCTTTCTGGAGAGCATTAAAAAACGCACATAAGAGCTCCTTTTCGTCCTGCTTTATGCGAGTAGTTGACGGCGATGTTCCCACTGCTGTGCCTTCGcacctccccattttttctatttgaCCAGAAACGTTTTTCCTCATTATTCTCCTCCCTCCCCCTTCAGAATTATTTTAGCCTAAAATTTGacaaatgcaaaaaaaagacgtaCAGCATAAATCCGGTTAACCACATGTCTTTACCAAGCAGCGATGCCGATTTTATGAGTGACTATATTTTTCCAGACAATGTTCGCTAGTGAGAAATGGAAAGTATCAGAAGACTTTTTTTGAAGCCCCATTTTTTGATCGCAAGTATGGATGATATCCCCGGCAAAGTACCCACACCAGtcaacaaaaaggaaatgcaaCATGTGTTCGGGCATGCTTCACAACGCTTGCAATGGGAGGAACATTGTCTCTACATGCAAAAGCGGCCTCCGCACAAGCTGAGAATGAagaggccaaaaaaaggggcagcagTGATTTGCACACATATTTCGTGCATTTTCcgcgttcctttttttttcccccttttttggaaagtCACTAAAAGTTGTACCCCTGCTGAAATtgatttcaattttttcaccccctctTGAGCGCTTATCCAAAGCGTtcgttgcaatttttttcagtttgttaattttacttttttgaaACATACTGTTTTACAATTGTGAATCGAATTTGTACCATTCCGTGAATgaccaaaatttttttcgttcatattatatgcacacatgaaTATCACACATTGGGGCTTCCCCGAAGCGAAACGTACACTTATGCCCATAAACAAAAGTGCATGTCTCAATTCGATGAAAGGAAAAGTCGGCTGCTTACacaatgttaaaaaataaaaaatttatcatGTTGCAATTACAAagggaattaaaaatgaataagcaaaaaaaaggaaaaaatgggggtaaaATTACGATGTTAATTTAGTAATAATGCAGACGTAACATACACTACACATAtgcgatttatttttacaagcTTAATTCTCAGAGGTGGTTTTTTAGTATTTTCAGTTGGGACATTTTACTTGCCTTAATTTTTCGTATGATAAATTGCGGAATCAAAGGGGACGTATCGAGTTCGATCTGCGAAAAAGGGTGTGGTCATGCGGGGGGCAAATGAAGGGGGCAAACCAAACCAATGAGGCGGTTACAATGccattccatttttgtgaacaCAGGCAAACACTACGGTATGCACATGCGTTCGTGTGTAAAACGGAGACGCGCAATTTGTTTCCAAAAAGGGCGAACGTGTATTATTCTTTACACAACTTACCGAAGAAATGTAGGTAAAATTCAGGCAGGCGCCTTCCCTCCTTATATAATATCCAGACACattaataaacatttttcgTAACGAggagtttttaattttttcgtcaCATTCGATGTCCAGTGAAAAGGAGTTGGCGCTACTGATGAACGGGTTTGTGAACGTGCTTTGATTTTTCTTATGGTCGTTAACGTTTATCGAGGCGCACGCAATGAGGTAGGTGTCCTTGTTtacctgcggggggaggggtcgGCGCAGCGCAGGTTCGAGAGGCATATAGGTGGGGGGCACACATTTGGTATACACTTGGTATACATTTGGTACACAATTGGATATACCCTCTTGGCGCCCATTTTTCGGTGCATGCACCTTTCGCTGCTCAGGTGCATCGAAGCAGCTGAGTAAAACTGCACGAAGAAAAAACTCTCTGCCTTACTTTCTTTTTGTGCGCAAGAATGTAAAAGTATCTTCCCTCGTTTCCTAGTGTGCCCTTATAGCTCTGTTGCAGTAGGATTAGGTCTTTATTGTACACGCGCAGAATTTTGCCTAGTTGGTGCGCATTTTAAAGCGGGGGAGGATGAAGTTGAAATTTgcccaaatgaggaaaaaaaaaaaaaaataaataaataaatgaataaataaataaacaaacaaacaaataaggtcatgtaaaaaaataaaaacttgcACAGCACAAATGTACATTTCAATGTGCAGGTTTGCTTCCCCCTAACCTTCTATAAAATGCGGGTCAAATTTCTTGGTTCCATTTTCGTCCCATATTATTTCTATTAACTTTTCGAGCTGCATGGGTAGAAGTTTCATTTATGCCTTTGTTATTCAACTCTGCGTGGAGCATTTTGTGGCGGCGCGAGCTGGCGACACGTCTCGTGACactcaaaaattttatttacgaTTTGTTCGGTGCATGTAGTCTTTGCAAATTTGCTTGCTGCATACCTTGGTGGCGTCGTGGAAGACCAGGGTGAGTTTTCCTACGTCTACAttgttaacttttttaaaatacacgTGGGACTCGTGGTCCAGGGAACTATATTTGCTGTACCCCTCATCGTTCACggcaaaattgtacaaaattttatccgTCTCCTCAATAATTTCattcacctttttaatttcttcttGGTTGTTACAAAACAAATGTTTCACATTATTAATTCTTTCGTCAACGCCTCCTCCATTAGTTACTCGGTCgctattcattttaaagtaTCATCACATTTCGCATTTGATTTGTGCGTGTGTAGAAGTGGCACGCTCCCCTCACGCTATCGcgcatgtgtatgtgtataaatAGCAGTACGCAAACGTGTGTACTGGTGTACATACATGTCTGCACGATTGcacgtgtgcatatgtggGGCCGTAAGCGCAGGAGCGTGCGACATGTGTGTGATCTGCGTACGGAAcaatgttacaaaaaaaaaaaaactaaaacatGGTCTCTCAAATGTCATTCAAATGTGAATACgccaaaagtaaaaaaaattatcgaaatggcatatgcaaaaaaaataaaataaataaataacgaAATGggcatatgcaaaaaaaaaaaaaaaaaaagaggaacaaacaaatatgaataaaaaaacgttcaaacaaaaaatttggtagaaataaaacaatttttaaatgacaaGAATGCTATGGAGCGGCGAAGATTTAATCTAAGGGATGCCCAAACAGTTCCAAGATTTATCGCAATCGTCGCCCTGTTGACAAATGCGCCTTTAAGTGAAATATGCTCACGTAACGCGCGGCACAAATGAGTGAATGAAAAGGAGTGTTACACATGCGGTATGTAATTTGTGaacttttcctcttcttatcagtatatatatttttcatttctttgaAAACGCTCGGTGCtgaatttttccccctttttaaattacgtAACTGTCGGTATACCTTCAGCACATGGCAATTATAATAGGGcacccattttatttttttttatctgcaCATTTAGTGGGGATGATTATACGCTTTACACTTTATGTACATTCTTGCATAAACGGGTTTACTATTTGTGCgatgcaaaatggaaaaaaaaaactgttacTGTGATTGTACCATGTGCACGCAAAAG includes:
- a CDS encoding hypothetical protein, conserved (encoded by transcript PVX_117290A), with the protein product MNSDRVTNGGGVDERINNVKHLFCNNQEEIKKVNEIIEETDKILYNFAVNDEGYSKYSSLDHESHVYFKKVNNVDVGKLTLVFHDATKLEKLIEIIWDENGTKKFDPHFIEGKILRVYNKDLILLQQSYKGTLGNEGRYFYILAHKKKVNKDTYLIACASINVNDHKKNQSTFTNPFISSANSFSLDIECDEKIKNSSLRKMFINVSGYYIRREGACLNFTYISSIELDTSPLIPQFIIRKIKASKMSQLKILKNHL
- a CDS encoding hypothetical protein, conserved (encoded by transcript PVX_117275A) — its product is MVLYESYIALNKHIKKDDVKNLMKNFHFIVNKYNGNIISINDLGWRKFAFCIKKPKVGTFHFGRFYCITFYSNSKSIKDLNEFFHSNTFILRFLNVKMKYRSNFLVAPFSHINE
- a CDS encoding cyclin homologue, putative (encoded by transcript PVX_117280A), with product MNYPEDTSHMTKWIFKSKNEVDEICLKKYNDFKEKFKDHNVSIPKYAEIEKTKLYFCYQLTHFCEIKRLKSQIVECAIVLYNRFYLKEIILEYDPRILIFTCIILAIKLEGYGRLYKMNDFFNDIDINLDKVLEHENVVCSSLDFEINFLYTKECIFYLKSKFLNYINKYINKDNEIQNSFENICNQIYVNTVQDCLKIIESFTITFTYTPAQIALYCFVNNIKINFNIVNADKFILEFITNNNQILFQKLKNKIDELHVRYKDHLDLRNTFDDENTTRQIGETLDMCIDIYEILKKKKSSKKSKKKKLSSEDCERGEAAKRVDMK
- a CDS encoding hypothetical protein (encoded by transcript PVX_117285A) yields the protein MIVKKNKKTLTQYTWLALLIVPSLYFKNLLFDNYFSLKFDKCKKKTYSINPVNHMSLPSSDADFMSDYIFPDNVR